One part of the Streptomyces sp. AM 2-1-1 genome encodes these proteins:
- a CDS encoding ADP-ribosylglycohydrolase family protein, with amino-acid sequence MNVRLTWVQPEDLIGHELRQAEQDGRDASRIARRWYAAGGPPAPERAGASEPPAPPRLRALAERLLDELALLETPLAAMEPTELQDVRALCPRWPAPPPARPAPDRDRLHAGWLGRAAGCLLGKPVEKLPLEGIRALARATGNWPLTDWFTARGVPAGLLAAHPWNRRSGPTSLAENIDGMPEDDDLNFPLLTVVLLQRHGRAFSTGDLARLWLDELPAGRVFTAERIAYRNLLDGVEPPGTARHRNPFREWIGAQIRADVHGWTCPGDPGAAAEQAHRDAVLTHTANGVYGAMFTAAALAEAAGGESDVHGCLAAGLRVVPPGSRYADAVRLGIGAAGTGGDFDTVVDRLHAVYAATHHWVHVLPNAALLAAALTHADGDFTRSIGNAVMGGWDTDSNGATAGSLAGLLAGRPDALPGHWTAPLKNRLATSVAGFDGTGFDTLAEQTYQEALYP; translated from the coding sequence GTGAACGTACGGCTGACCTGGGTCCAGCCGGAGGACCTGATCGGACACGAACTGCGCCAGGCGGAGCAGGACGGCCGGGACGCCTCCCGGATCGCCCGCCGGTGGTACGCGGCCGGCGGCCCGCCCGCACCGGAGCGGGCCGGGGCCTCCGAGCCGCCCGCACCGCCGCGCCTGCGCGCTCTCGCCGAGCGCCTGCTCGACGAACTCGCGCTGCTCGAGACTCCGTTGGCGGCGATGGAGCCCACGGAGCTCCAGGACGTCCGGGCGCTCTGCCCGCGGTGGCCGGCTCCGCCGCCCGCTCGGCCGGCCCCGGACCGGGACCGGCTGCACGCCGGGTGGCTGGGCAGGGCGGCGGGCTGTCTGCTCGGCAAGCCGGTGGAGAAGCTCCCGCTGGAGGGCATCCGCGCGCTGGCCCGGGCCACCGGCAACTGGCCGCTCACCGACTGGTTCACCGCCCGGGGCGTGCCCGCCGGCCTCCTGGCCGCGCACCCCTGGAACCGTCGCTCCGGCCCCACCTCGCTGGCGGAGAACATCGACGGGATGCCGGAGGACGACGACCTCAACTTCCCGCTGCTGACCGTGGTGCTGCTCCAGCGCCACGGGCGTGCCTTCAGCACCGGCGACCTGGCGCGGCTCTGGCTCGACGAGCTGCCGGCCGGCCGGGTCTTCACCGCGGAGCGGATCGCGTACCGCAATCTGCTGGACGGCGTGGAGCCGCCGGGGACGGCCCGCCACCGCAACCCGTTCCGCGAGTGGATCGGCGCACAGATCCGCGCCGACGTGCACGGCTGGACCTGTCCGGGCGATCCGGGTGCGGCGGCGGAACAGGCGCACCGTGACGCGGTCCTGACCCACACCGCGAACGGCGTGTACGGGGCGATGTTCACCGCGGCGGCGCTGGCGGAGGCGGCCGGCGGGGAGAGCGACGTGCACGGCTGCCTCGCCGCCGGGCTGCGGGTGGTGCCGCCCGGTTCCCGGTACGCCGACGCGGTACGCCTGGGCATCGGGGCGGCGGGGACGGGGGGCGACTTCGACACGGTGGTGGACCGGCTGCACGCGGTCTACGCCGCCACGCACCACTGGGTGCACGTGCTGCCCAACGCGGCGCTGCTGGCCGCCGCCCTCACCCACGCCGACGGCGACTTCACCCGTTCGATCGGCAACGCCGTGATGGGCGGCTGGGACACCGACTCGAACGGGGCGACCGCCGGATCGCTCGCCGGCCTGCTCGCGGGCCGCCCGGACGCCCTGCCCGGCCACTGGACCGCCCCGCTGAAGAACCGGCTCGCCACCTCGGTGGCGGGGTTCGACGGCACCGGCTTCGACACCCTCGCCGAACAGACCTACCAGGAGGCTCTGTACCCATGA
- the rbsK gene encoding ribokinase, with product MTRIAVLGSINMDLVAYVARAPALGETVAGKEFRTVPGGKGANQAVAAARAGGEVTMIGAVGADAYGSQLRGGLESAGIDTALVRTAEGASGTAHIVVDAEGANAIVVVPGANGTFTGLGPAETAAVASADLLLLQLELPLPAVAEGARTAHAQGVRTILTPAPVQPLPDELLDHVDLLVPNEHEAARLSGFEDPYAAAQILLRRVPEVVITLGSKGCLYAARGGEPVHFAAPEVTTVDTTGAGDTFVGTLAVALGEGRPVAEAVAWASSAAALCVQKPGASTSMPYRSEIDAS from the coding sequence ATGACCCGTATCGCGGTGCTCGGCAGCATCAACATGGATCTGGTCGCCTACGTCGCACGCGCGCCCGCGCTCGGCGAGACCGTCGCCGGGAAGGAGTTCCGTACGGTGCCCGGCGGCAAGGGCGCCAACCAGGCGGTGGCCGCCGCGCGTGCGGGCGGAGAGGTCACGATGATCGGCGCGGTCGGCGCCGACGCGTACGGCTCGCAGCTGCGGGGCGGTCTGGAGAGCGCGGGGATCGACACCGCTCTGGTGCGCACCGCCGAGGGCGCGAGCGGCACGGCGCACATCGTGGTCGACGCCGAAGGCGCCAACGCGATCGTCGTGGTACCAGGCGCCAACGGCACGTTCACCGGGCTCGGGCCCGCCGAGACCGCCGCCGTGGCCTCGGCCGATCTGCTGCTGCTCCAGCTGGAGCTGCCGCTGCCGGCGGTCGCCGAGGGGGCGCGGACCGCCCACGCGCAGGGGGTGCGCACCATCCTCACCCCCGCCCCCGTCCAGCCGCTGCCCGACGAACTCCTCGACCACGTGGACCTGCTGGTCCCCAACGAGCACGAGGCGGCGCGGCTCTCCGGCTTCGAGGACCCGTACGCCGCCGCGCAGATCCTGCTCCGCCGGGTGCCGGAGGTCGTCATCACCCTCGGTTCGAAGGGCTGCCTGTACGCGGCCCGGGGCGGCGAACCCGTGCACTTCGCCGCCCCCGAGGTGACCACGGTCGACACGACCGGCGCGGGCGACACCTTCGTCGGGACGCTGGCCGTGGCCCTAGGCGAGGGCAGGCCGGTCGCCGAGGCGGTCGCCTGGGCGTCCTCGGCCGCCGCCCTCTGCGTGCAGAAGCCCGGTGCGTCCACCTCCATGCCCTACCGAAGCGAGATCGATGCCTCATGA
- a CDS encoding ADP-ribosylglycohydrolase family protein, translating into MIPTASTQHPVSDTLSLDERVTGALVGAAVGDALGGPVEGWTSEQIAERHGGPVSGIVGPWYGDDWRTARPIAPYHKGDGHVTDDTLMTHALVRVYDAVRGHLDAYSVATHLVPDLISTPRWIPELEAEALPLQRIFLAEKWLVARVHYGHVDPREAGSGNIVNCGAAMYMAPVGLVNAAHPEAAYAEALEVAAPHQSSYGREAAGVFAAAVAAACVPGATPGSVVEACLALAKDGTRAAIEAVCEEAVRHGDTASALAPLREAVAPFDTVGPDYRSPSLGARRPSRLHSIEELPVALGMLLAGGGDYRRTVLGSVNYGRDCDSIATMSGAIVGALYGEAAVPEEWAKTVASASRLDLHAPARTLTAVAREVFAADTARRRAHEAAFAVLAGER; encoded by the coding sequence ATGATCCCCACAGCGAGTACGCAACACCCCGTATCGGACACGCTTTCCCTCGATGAACGAGTGACCGGAGCCCTCGTCGGAGCCGCAGTGGGCGACGCCCTCGGGGGGCCGGTCGAAGGCTGGACCTCCGAGCAGATCGCGGAGCGGCACGGCGGTCCGGTGAGCGGGATCGTCGGCCCCTGGTACGGCGACGACTGGCGCACGGCCCGCCCGATCGCCCCGTACCACAAGGGCGATGGGCACGTCACCGACGACACCTTGATGACCCACGCGCTGGTGCGGGTCTACGACGCGGTCCGCGGCCACCTGGACGCGTACTCCGTCGCCACGCACCTCGTCCCGGACCTGATCTCCACCCCGCGCTGGATCCCGGAGCTGGAGGCGGAGGCGCTGCCGCTCCAGCGGATCTTCCTCGCGGAGAAGTGGCTCGTGGCGCGGGTGCACTACGGTCACGTCGATCCGCGCGAGGCGGGCAGCGGAAACATCGTCAACTGCGGTGCGGCGATGTACATGGCGCCGGTCGGGCTGGTCAACGCGGCGCATCCGGAGGCGGCGTACGCGGAGGCACTGGAGGTCGCGGCGCCCCACCAGTCCTCCTACGGCCGGGAGGCGGCCGGGGTGTTCGCGGCGGCCGTCGCCGCCGCGTGCGTGCCGGGTGCCACGCCCGGCTCGGTGGTCGAGGCGTGCCTGGCGCTCGCCAAGGACGGTACCCGCGCGGCGATCGAGGCGGTGTGCGAGGAGGCGGTCCGGCACGGCGACACGGCGTCGGCCCTGGCGCCGCTGCGGGAGGCGGTCGCCCCCTTCGACACGGTCGGCCCCGACTACCGCTCCCCCTCGCTCGGCGCCCGACGGCCTTCCCGGCTGCACTCCATCGAGGAGTTGCCCGTCGCCCTCGGCATGCTGCTGGCGGGGGGCGGTGACTACCGCCGTACGGTGCTGGGTTCGGTGAACTACGGCAGGGACTGCGACTCGATCGCCACCATGAGCGGGGCGATCGTCGGCGCGCTGTACGGCGAGGCGGCGGTGCCCGAGGAGTGGGCGAAGACGGTCGCCTCGGCGAGCCGGCTCGACCTGCACGCCCCCGCGCGGACCCTGACGGCGGTGGCGCGCGAGGTGTTCGCCGCCGACACCGCCCGCCGCCGTGCGCACGAGGCGGCCTTCGCGGTCCTGGCGGGTGAGCGGTGA